The sequence TTTCTTTATTTTCTTCTATAAAAGTTTTAGCTTCATTATCAATATAGTCTATGACTGAATTTTCTCCAGGTAATATATTATATCTTCCATCAGCCACTTCTGTTTTTACCGCATCTAAATATGATAAATAATCCAAATCATCTAATATTTCTTTTGCAAACGGTCCATATGTATATAAACTGAAGTCATATCCTACAGGTACGTTAAGATTTTCTTGTAATAAATAAATTAGTTTAACTAAAGCAGTCCTCCCTATTTTGTATTCGCGTTTTTTCATCTCTTTAATTATGTCTATTATAGTTGCATATCTCATAAACTCCTTATTCTCCATCATATAACCCCTCCTTTACTTAAAATTTCAATTGCTTTCTTTTGTTCATTAAAGGGTACATATATCCTCTTTTGTTTTATTGCTTGGATATTTTTAATAGCATTAGATAATTGTGATAATGGCAAAATTTCAATTTTTCCACTTTCATTTTCTTTTAGTATCTTAATATCTTCATTACCTATATTATAAAATGATTTTTCAGCTTCATCCATAAAGGTTTGATTTATTTCTTTAGATAGTTTTTCATAAGCATTATTAAATTTGTTCAAATCATTAATATTAGGAACCTCATTGGTATGATAAACACATCTATC comes from Petrotoga sibirica DSM 13575 and encodes:
- a CDS encoding type II toxin-antitoxin system antitoxin SocA domain-containing protein, which encodes MMENKEFMRYATIIDIIKEMKKREYKIGRTALVKLIYLLQENLNVPVGYDFSLYTYGPFAKEILDDLDYLSYLDAVKTEVADGRYNILPGENSVIDYIDNEAKTFIEENKEKISDIVEKFGSLPAKSLELITTIHFVVNDYKENNIDFMEKDIARLIHEIKPYFSEDEVLENIDKLKQNGLIDIITQ